In Drosophila simulans strain w501 chromosome X, Prin_Dsim_3.1, whole genome shotgun sequence, one DNA window encodes the following:
- the LOC6726022 gene encoding adenosylhomocysteinase, producing MSKPNYKVADISLAEWGRKAIIIAENEMPGLMACRKKYGPSKPLKGARITGCLHMTVQTAVLIETLVELGAQVQWSSCNIFSTQDNAAAAIAATGVPVYAWKGETDEEYMWCIEQTLVFPDGQPLNMILDDGGDLTNLVHEKFPEYLKNIKGLSEETTTGVHNLYKMFKEGRLGVPAINVNDSVTKSKFDNLYGCRESLIDGIKRATDVMIAGKVCCVAGYGDVGKGCAQALKGFGGRVIVTEVDPINALQAAMEGYEVTTMEEASKEASIFVTTTGCRDIITSVHLQQMPDDAIVCNIGHFDIEIDVDWLNANAKEKVNVKPQVDRYTMQSGKHIILLAEGRLVNLGCAHGHPSFVMSNSFTNQVLAQIELWTKSDKYAVGVHVLPKILDEEVASLHLEKLGVKLTKLTEKQANYLGVSQTGPFKPDHYRY from the exons ATGTCGAAGCCCAACTACAAAGTCG CCGATATCAGTCTGGCGGAATGGGGACGCAAGGCGATCATCATTGCGGAGAACGAGATGCCCGGCCTGATGGCCTGCAGGAAGAAGTACGGCCCATCTAAGCCCCTAAAGGGCGCCCGCATCACCGGCTGCCTGCACATGACCGTCCAGACCGCCGTGCTCATCGAGACCCTCGTCGAACTGGGCGCTCAG GTCCAATGGTCCAGCTGCAACATCTTCAGCACCCAGGATAACGCTGCCGCGGCCATCGCTGCCACCGGAGTGCCCGTGTACGCCTGGAAGGGTGAGACCGATGAGGAGTACATGTGGTGCATCGAGCAGACCTTGGTCTTCCCCGACGGCCAGCCTCTGAACATGATCCTGGACGATGGCGGCGATCTGACCAACCTGGTGCACGAAAAGTTCCCCGAGTATCTGAAGAACATCAAGGGCCTTAGCGAGGAGACGACCACCGGTGTCCACAACTTGTACAAGATGTTCAAGGAGGGTCGTCTTGGCGTACCGGCCATCAATGTCAACGATTCGGTGACCAAGAGCAAGTTTGACAATCTGTATGGCTGCCGCGAGTCGCTGATCGATGGCATCAAGCGGGCCACAGACGTGATGATCGCCGGCAAGGTATGCTGCGTGGCCGGATACGGCGATGTGGGCAAGGGCTGTGCCCAGGCGCTGAAGGGATTCGGTGGTCGGGTGATCGTCACCGAGGTCGATCCCATCAACGCCCTGCAGGCGGCGATGGAGGGCTATGAGGTGACCACCATGGAGGAGGCCAGCAAGGAGGCTTCCATCTTTGTGACCACCACCGGCTGCCGGGACATCATCACCAGCGTGCACTTGCAACAAATGCCCGACGATGCCATCGTGTGCAACATCGGGCACTTCGACATCGAGATCGACGTGGACTGGCTAAACGCCAATGCCAAAGAGAAGGTGAACGTGAAGCCCCAGGTGGATCGGTACACCATGCAGAGTGGCAAGCACATCATTTTGCTGGCCGAGGGTCGTCTGGTGAACCTGGGCTGTGCCCACGGCCATCCCAGCTTCGTGATGTCCAACTCCTTCACCAACCAGGTGCTCGCCCAGATCGAGCTGTGGACCAAGTCCGACAAGTACGCCGTCGGCGTGCACGTCCTGCCCAAGATCCTCGACGAAGAGGTGGCCAGTCTCCATCTGGAGAAGCTCGGCGTGAAGCTGACCAAGCTGACGGAGAAGCAAGCCAACTACCTGGGCGTCTCGCAGACCGGTCCCTTCAAGCCCGACCATTACCGGTACTGA
- the LOC27207545 gene encoding secretory carrier-associated membrane protein 1, whose amino-acid sequence MSGSGLDENPFGEPNLDNPFADPAIQQARRLQSGAALVSLEDYNPFEEQAKPQLQINSTNTAAVVQPLSQNIPPPQTSSLGASAPSTSIQITSEELQRRQEELDRKAAELDRREQQLQGNVPQLNNWPPLPDNFCVKPCFYQDFEVEIPPEFQKLVKRLYYIWIFYTMTLLANVIGGLILLFHAGEFETFFLAIFYTMLFSPASYVCWFRPAYKAFRNDSSFNFMVFFFIYFFQTLYSIVQAVGFNQMGYCGFITAIKQFDGKASGIIVGILLLNVAFCFTAVAVANVLMITKIHSIYRSTGASMAKAQAEFTTEFLRNQHVQEAASSAVNTAINSQFNNSRY is encoded by the exons ATGTCCGGCTCCGGTCTCGACGAGAATCCCTTCGGGGAGCCCAATCTGGACAATCCGTTTGCG GACCCCGCCATCCAGCAGGCACGACGACTCCAAAGCGGCGCCGCCCTTGTCTCTCTTGAGGATTACAATCCGTTCGAGGAGCAGGCCAAGCCGCAGCTGCAGATCAACTCAACGAACACGGCGGCGGTGGTCCAGCCGCTGTCCCAGAACATTCCGCCCCCGCAGACCAGTTCCCTGGGCGCCTCGGCGCCTAGCACCAGCATACAGATCACCTCGGAGGAGCTGCAG CGCCGGCAGGAGGAGTTGGATCGCAAGGCCGCCGAGCTGGACCGCCgcgagcagcagctgcagggcAATGTGCCGCAGCTGAACAACTGGCCACCGCTGCCGGATAACTTCTGTGTTAAGCCGTGCTTCTACCAGGACTTCGAGGTGGAGATACCGCCCGAGTTCCAGAAACTGGTCAAGCGATTGTACTACATTTGGATTT TTTACACCATGACGTTGTTGGCCAACGTGATAGGCGGTCTAATTTTGCTGTTCCACGCTGGCGAGTTCGAGACCTTCTTCCTGGCCATCTTCTACACGATGCTCTTCTCGCCCGCCTCCTATGTCTGCTG GTTCCGACCGGCGTACAAGGCATTCCGCAACGATTCGAGCTTCAACTTCATGGTCTTCTTCTTTATCTACTTCTTTCAAACGCTGTACTCAATTGTGCAGGCGGTGGGCTTCAACCAGATGGGCTACTGTGGCTTTATTACGGCCATCAAGCAGTTCGATGGCAAAGCGTCGGGTATTATCGTCGGCATTCTGCTGCTGAACGTGGCATTCTGTTTCACAGCGGTGGCCGTGGCCAATGTGCTGATGATCACCAAGATTCACTCGATCTACCGCAGCACAGGGGCCAGTATGGCCAAGGCCCAGGCGGAGTTCACCACCGAGTTTCTGCGCAACCAGCACGTCCAGGAGGCAGCCTCCTCGGCCGTTAATACGGCCATCAATTCGCAGTTTAACAACAGCAGGTACTAA
- the LOC6726023 gene encoding P3 protein has translation MSPHGRPGWAWGYLLLTLALGFASTHGWMAHFRPAALTLQMERGDRVQLKLENVAPSTLQQSTRYHFRLESVDTDLASVPGENATISMDVFDTDTRDWTGDIVVNGHFLGQTKIQVKLYDSQRNTSELPTNWSNDSTLDVKIKRPKRVVDDIFVGTIILLMSLLYISFGAALNLDVLRGLITRPTGPCIGFVMQVVGMPLLSYALGVFIFPQAPAMQLGLFFTGISPSGGASNTWSAVLGGNIHLSVLMTTVSNVAAFATIPLWTITLGQLIFERAGIKVPYGKIASYSSSLVLPLLLGLLVQKKMPQVARVLVRLLKPVSAIIILFIIVFAIINNFYLFYLFSWQIVVAGMALPGLGYIFAFLAAKLLHQNAADALTIAIETGIQNTGIAIFLLTTTLESPEADITTVVPVSVAVMTPLPLLGIYLYNRCWGNKRISEASATASEAERIAGAIH, from the exons ATGTCTCCGCACGGACGTCCTGGTTGGGCATGGGGCTACCTCCTGCTCACCCTGGCACTGGGATTCGCATCCACCCACGGCTGGATGGCCCACTTTCGTCCAGCAGCGCTCACGTTGCAGATGGAGCGCGGGGATCGGGTGCAGCTGAAGCTGGAGAATGTGGCACCTTCCACGCTGCAGCAGTCGACGCGTTACCACTTCCGCCTGGAAAGTGTGGACACGGATTTGGCCAGTGTGCCTGGCGAGAATGCCACGATATCCATGGATGTATTCGACACGGATACACGCGACTGGACGGGTGACATCGTGGTTAATGGCCATTTTCTGGGACAGACCAAGATCCAGGTGAAGCTGTACGACAGCCAACGAAACACCAGTGAACTGCCCACCAATTGGAGCAACGACAGCACGCTGGACGTGAAGATCAAGCGGCCGAAACGTGTGGTGGATGACATATTCGTGGGCACGATTATACTGCTAATGTCGCTGCTGTACATCAGCTTTGGAGCCGCCCTAAATCTGGACGTGCTGAGGGGTCTGATCACCCGGCCAACCGGCCCGTGCATCGGATTCGTGATGCAGGTGGTGGGCATGCCTCTGCTCAGCTACGCCCTCGGCGTCTTCATCTTTCCCCAGGCGCCGGCCATGCAGCTGGGTCTCTTCTTCACCGGCATCTCGCCCAGCGGCGGGGCATCGAACACCTGGTCCGCGGTTCTCGGCGGTAATATACATCTCTCGGTGCTGATGACCACCGTTTCCAATGTGGCTGCCTTCGCCACCATACCGCTGTGGACCATCACACTTGGCCAGCTGATCTTCGAGCGAGCGGGCATCAAGGTGCCGTACGGCAAAATCGCCTCCTACAGCAGCAGCCTGGTCCTTCCGCTCCTGCTCGGGCTGCTCGTCCAGAAGAAAATGCCTCAGGTCGCCAGGGTGCTGGTCCGCCTGCTCAAGCCCGTCTCCGCCATCATCATCCTGTTCATCATCGTGTTCGCGATCATCAACAACTTTTACCTGTTCTATTTGTTCTCCTGGCAG ATCGTCGTCGCTGGCATGGCTCTGCCAGGTCTGGGCTACATCTTCGCCTTCCTGGCGGCCAAGCTGCTGCACCAAAATGCAGCCGACGCCCTGACCATCGCCATCGAGACGGGCATCCAGAACACGGGCATCGCCATCTTCCTGCTGACGACCACGCTGGAATCGCCGGAGGCGGATATCACCACGGTGGTGCCCGTGTCGGTGGCGGTGATGACGCCGCTGCCCCTGCTGGGCATCTATCTGTACAACCGATGCTGGGGCAACAAGCGAATCAGCGAGGCCAGCGCCACCGCCTCCGAAGCGGAGCGGATAGCTGGGGCAATACATTAG